One Thioclava electrotropha DNA segment encodes these proteins:
- a CDS encoding MFS transporter, producing MYISIASLVGAYLLSQFYRTCLAVLTPVLGKEIGVTPGDLAVSLGLWYGAFALIQIPIGEALDRIGPRRTVGVLMALGGGGGAAVFAMAQGPMGIHLAMILIGAGCAPVLVGSYFIFARSFKPALFGTLAASMIGAGSLGNLAGAAPLAASIEAFGWRPTLWALSALTLLVAALILWLARDPERVEQPAGRRGTALDVLRLPGFWVLLPLTVANYTAAAGIRGVWAGSYLADVFGADAQLIGKVTLVMGLAMIAGNFAYGPADKIFGSHKRVALYGNAVLAVALAVLFVLPGQSLWLATVLLAAIGFFGASFPVIMAHGRTFYPPHLTGRGVTLHNMFSIMGVAAMQFASRPVFDAVSVGHTPAVAYGLLFAFFLAPLMIGLVFYVFARDSGDGMS from the coding sequence ATGTATATCTCGATCGCCTCGCTTGTGGGCGCCTATCTTCTGAGCCAGTTCTACCGCACCTGTCTGGCCGTTCTGACGCCCGTTCTGGGCAAGGAAATCGGCGTGACTCCGGGCGATCTCGCCGTGTCTCTGGGGCTTTGGTACGGGGCGTTTGCGCTGATCCAGATCCCGATCGGCGAGGCGCTGGACCGGATCGGGCCGCGCCGCACCGTGGGCGTGCTGATGGCGCTTGGCGGGGGCGGGGGCGCTGCCGTCTTCGCGATGGCGCAGGGGCCGATGGGCATCCACCTCGCGATGATCCTGATCGGGGCGGGCTGCGCGCCGGTTCTGGTGGGCAGCTATTTCATCTTCGCGCGCAGCTTCAAGCCGGCGCTGTTCGGCACGCTTGCGGCCTCGATGATCGGGGCGGGGAGCCTTGGCAACCTCGCGGGCGCGGCGCCGCTGGCGGCCTCCATCGAGGCTTTCGGCTGGCGTCCGACGCTTTGGGCGCTCTCGGCGCTGACGTTGCTGGTGGCGGCGCTGATCCTGTGGCTCGCGCGCGATCCCGAGCGGGTGGAGCAGCCTGCAGGCCGCCGCGGCACCGCGCTCGACGTGCTGCGCCTGCCGGGCTTCTGGGTGCTGCTGCCGCTGACGGTCGCCAATTATACCGCAGCTGCCGGGATCCGCGGCGTCTGGGCAGGCTCCTATCTGGCCGATGTCTTCGGCGCGGATGCGCAGCTGATCGGCAAGGTGACGTTGGTGATGGGCCTCGCGATGATTGCGGGCAATTTCGCCTATGGTCCGGCGGACAAGATTTTCGGCAGCCACAAGCGGGTCGCGCTCTATGGAAATGCGGTGCTGGCCGTGGCCTTGGCGGTGCTCTTCGTGCTGCCGGGGCAGTCGCTGTGGCTGGCGACGGTGCTTCTGGCGGCGATCGGCTTCTTCGGCGCGTCCTTCCCGGTGATCATGGCGCATGGCCGCACCTTCTACCCGCCGCATCTGACGGGCCGGGGCGTGACGCTGCACAACATGTTCTCGATCATGGGCGTGGCCGCGATGCAATTCGCTTCGCGCCCCGTGTTCGATGCGGTCTCGGTGGGGCACACGCCCGCGGTGGCTTATGGGCTGCTGTTCGCGTTCTTCCTTGCGCCGCTGATGATCGGGTTGGTTTTCTACGTTTTCGCCCGCGACAGCGGCGATGGCATGAGCTAA
- a CDS encoding winged helix-turn-helix domain-containing protein, protein MELTRLMMRLYFDKAMLGPGKVRLLEEIAEHGSISAAGRAMKMSYKRAWSLVEEMNAGFKSPLVDRARGGAKGGGASLTPEGEAVLAAYRRLEEKAREAGSEEIALIGAMVAD, encoded by the coding sequence ATGGAACTGACCCGCCTGATGATGCGCCTCTATTTCGACAAGGCGATGCTGGGCCCCGGCAAGGTCCGGCTGCTGGAGGAAATCGCCGAACACGGCTCGATCTCGGCGGCGGGGCGCGCGATGAAGATGAGCTACAAACGTGCGTGGTCGCTGGTCGAAGAGATGAATGCGGGTTTCAAGTCGCCGCTGGTGGATCGCGCGCGCGGCGGCGCAAAGGGCGGCGGCGCGTCGCTGACGCCCGAGGGCGAAGCGGTCCTCGCAGCCTATCGCCGGTTGGAGGAGAAAGCCCGCGAGGCGGGCAGCGAAGAGATTGCTCTGATCGGCGCGATGGTCGCCGACTGA
- a CDS encoding Hsp20 family protein, whose amino-acid sequence MRNFDLSPLYRATVGFDRVADMMDRALTSDLAQPTYPPYNIEKTDENAYRISIAVAGFGSDELSVELKDGALIVTGRKAEDDSGRTYLHRGIATRAFERRFALADHVKVTGATHEDGMLHLDLVREVPEALKPRRIEIAGPTKSEAKQVETVDA is encoded by the coding sequence ATGCGAAACTTTGATCTTTCGCCCCTTTACCGCGCCACCGTGGGCTTCGACCGCGTGGCTGACATGATGGACCGTGCGCTGACCAGCGATCTCGCCCAGCCGACCTATCCGCCCTACAATATCGAGAAGACCGACGAGAATGCCTATCGCATCTCGATCGCGGTCGCAGGTTTCGGATCGGACGAGCTGAGCGTCGAACTGAAAGACGGCGCGCTGATCGTGACCGGTCGCAAGGCCGAGGACGATTCCGGCCGCACCTACCTGCATCGTGGCATCGCGACCCGCGCCTTCGAGCGCCGCTTCGCGCTCGCCGATCATGTGAAGGTCACCGGGGCCACCCATGAGGATGGGATGCTCCACCTCGATCTCGTCCGCGAAGTGCCCGAGGCGCTGAAGCCGCGCCGGATCGAGATTGCAGGCCCGACCAAGTCGGAGGCCAAGCAGGTCGAGACGGTCGACGCCTGA